The following are encoded together in the Vigna angularis cultivar LongXiaoDou No.4 chromosome 9, ASM1680809v1, whole genome shotgun sequence genome:
- the LOC108347299 gene encoding 1-aminocyclopropane-1-carboxylate synthase, giving the protein MDSGRMSQQLLSKIATNDKHGENSPYFDGWKAYERNPFHPTKNPQGVIQMGLAENQLCFDLIEDWILNHPEASICTPEGVHQFRNIANFQDYHGLQQFRNAIANWMSKVRGGRVRFDPDRILMSGGATGANEQIMFCLADPGDAFMIPTPFYPGFVRDLCWRTQVQLIPVHCHSSNDFKITREALEEAYKKAKEDNINVKGLIITNPSNPLGTTLDRDTLKSLVSFINEKNIHLVCDEIYAATVFSSSPSYVSVAEVIQEMEHCKRELIHVIYSLSKDMGFPGFRVGIVYSFNDEVVACARKMSSFGLVSSQTQHMLASMLSDEKFVTKFLSENSRRLEERHEKFMKGLEEVNIVRFPSSAGLFFWMNLKSLLEEATFEAELKLWRVIIHEVKLNVSPGSSFNCSEPGWFRVCFANMDDETVEIALNRIRELVGKETKKPVGMKRWQPNLRLSFSSRRFDESAMSPHSPITSPLVQAT; this is encoded by the exons aTGGACTCAGGGAGAATGAGCCAACAACTTCTATCCAAAATTGCCACCAATGACAAACATGGAGAGAATTCTCCATACTTTGATGGCTGGAAAGCATATGAGAGAAACCCTTTTCACCCTACAAAAAATCCTCAAGGTGTTATTCAGATGGGTCTTGCAGAAAATCAA CTGTGCTTTGATCTGATTGAAGACTGGATTCTGAATCATCCCGAAGCTTCCATTTGCACTCCTGAGGGAGTGCATCAGTTCAGAAACATTGCCAACTTTCAGGACTATCATGGACTGCAACAGTTCAGAAAT GCTATTGCAAACTGGATGTCAAAAGTGAGAGGAGGTAGGGTCAGATTTGATCCAGACCGTATATTGATGAGTGGAGGAGCAACAGGGGCCAACGAGCAAATCATGTTCTGCTTGGCTGATCCTGGAGATGCCTTTATGATTCCTACCCCATTTTATCCAGG ATTCGTTCGTGACTTGTGTTGGAGAACCCAGGTGCAGTTGATTCCTGTCCACTGCCATAGCTCCAACGACTTCAAGATAACAAGAGAAGCTCTTGAAGAAGCTTACAAAAAAGCCAAAGAGGACAACATCAACGTTAAGGGGTTGATCATAACAAACCCCTCTAACCCTTTGGGCACAACCTTGGACAGGGACACGTTGAAGAGCCTAGTGAGCTTCATCAACGAGAAAAACATTCACTTGGTCTGTGATGAAATCTACGCAGCAACTGTGTTCAGTAGTTCCCCCAGTTATGTAAGCGTGGCTGAAGTGATTCAAGAAATGGAACATTGCAAACGCGAACTGATTCATGTCATTTATAGTTTGTCCAAAGACATGGGGTTCCCTGGTTTCAGAGTTGGCATAGTTTATTCATTCAACGATGAAGTGGTGGCATGTGCTAGGAAAATGTCTAGCTTCGGCTTAGTCTCCTCGCAAACTCAACACATGCTGGCTTCCATGCTTTCCGATGAAAAGTTTGTGACGAAGTTTCTTTCAGAGAATTCAAGAAGGTTGGAGGAGAGGCACGAGAAGTTCATGAAGGGGCTTGAAGAGGTTAACATTGTTCGGTTTCCAAGCAGCGCAGGACTTTTCTTCTGGATGAACTTGAAGAGTTTATTGGAGGAAGCAACGTTTGAAGCTGAGCTGAAGCTATGGCGTGTGATCATTCACGAGGTGAAGCTGAATGTGTCACCAGGGTCTTCTTTCAACTGTTCTGAGCCTGGTTGGTTTAGGGTTTGCTTTGCCAACATGGATGATGAAACAGTGGAGATTGCACTGAACAGGATTCGTGAACTGGTGGGGAAAGAAACAAAGAAACCAGTGGGAATGAAACGTTGGCAACCGAATCTTAGACTCAGTTTTTCTTCGAGGCGGTTTGATGAGAGTGCTATGTCTCCTCATTCACCTATTACATCACCTCTTGTTCAAGCCACTTGA